The following are from one region of the Microbacterium paraoxydans genome:
- the hutU gene encoding urocanate hydratase, with protein sequence MTEENAARTVRAARGAERTAKSWGAEAAKRMLMNNLDPEVAEHPEDLVVYGGTGKAARNWAAYEAIVRTLDELEPDETLLVQSGKPVGVFRTHEWAPRVLIANSNLVGDWATWPEFRRLEELGLTMYGQMTAGSWIYIGTQGILQGTYETFAAVARSLGRDSLRGTLTLTAGAGGMGGAQPLAVTLNEGAVLIVDVDETRLARRVEHRYLDEYTTDLDAAVARVVAAKDAGRALSVGVVGNAAEIFPELLRRGVPIDVVTDQTSAHDPLAYLPIGIEVDRWKEEAARDPEEFTRRSRESMAAHVAAMVGFQDAGAAVFDYGNSIRAEAQLGGFDRAFAFPGFVPAYIRPQFEEGRGPFRWVALSGDPEDIFKTDRAIAELFPEDTALHRWLDKAGSAVHFEGLPARICWLGYQERHLAGLKFNEMVASGELSAPIVIGRDHLDSGSVASPYRETEAMKDGSDAIADWPLLNALLNTASGASWVSLHHGGGVGIGRSIHAGQVTVADGSALAAEKLARVLTNDPGTGVMRHVDAGYDHAAEVARDRGLKVPML encoded by the coding sequence ATGACTGAGGAGAACGCAGCGCGCACGGTACGCGCGGCCCGCGGTGCCGAGCGCACCGCCAAGAGCTGGGGCGCGGAAGCGGCCAAGCGCATGCTCATGAACAACCTCGATCCCGAGGTCGCCGAGCACCCCGAAGACCTCGTGGTCTACGGCGGGACGGGCAAGGCGGCGCGCAATTGGGCGGCGTACGAGGCGATCGTCCGCACGCTCGACGAGCTGGAGCCCGATGAGACGCTGCTCGTCCAGTCCGGCAAGCCGGTGGGCGTGTTCCGCACCCACGAGTGGGCGCCGCGCGTGCTCATCGCCAACTCGAACCTCGTCGGCGATTGGGCGACCTGGCCGGAGTTCCGTCGTCTGGAGGAGCTGGGGCTGACCATGTACGGCCAGATGACCGCGGGCTCCTGGATCTACATCGGCACGCAGGGCATCCTGCAGGGGACGTACGAGACGTTCGCCGCGGTCGCCCGCTCGCTCGGGCGGGACTCCCTGCGGGGGACGCTGACGCTGACCGCCGGTGCGGGCGGGATGGGCGGGGCGCAACCTCTCGCCGTGACCCTCAACGAGGGTGCGGTCCTGATCGTGGACGTCGACGAGACGCGGCTGGCCCGCCGCGTCGAGCACCGGTACCTCGACGAGTACACCACCGACCTGGACGCGGCAGTGGCCCGGGTCGTCGCGGCGAAGGACGCCGGTCGCGCCCTCTCGGTCGGCGTCGTGGGCAATGCCGCGGAGATCTTCCCGGAGCTCCTGCGTCGGGGCGTGCCGATCGACGTCGTGACCGACCAGACCAGCGCTCACGACCCGCTCGCCTACCTGCCGATCGGCATCGAGGTGGACCGCTGGAAGGAGGAGGCGGCGCGCGACCCCGAGGAGTTCACCCGCCGGTCGAGGGAATCCATGGCCGCCCACGTCGCCGCGATGGTCGGCTTCCAGGACGCCGGGGCGGCGGTCTTCGACTACGGCAACTCGATCCGCGCGGAGGCGCAGCTCGGTGGATTCGACCGGGCGTTCGCGTTCCCCGGATTCGTCCCCGCCTACATCCGCCCGCAGTTCGAGGAGGGGCGCGGACCGTTCCGCTGGGTGGCGCTGTCCGGAGACCCGGAGGACATCTTCAAGACGGACCGCGCGATCGCCGAGCTCTTCCCTGAGGACACCGCGCTGCACCGCTGGCTCGACAAGGCGGGCTCGGCCGTCCACTTCGAGGGTCTCCCGGCGCGCATCTGCTGGCTGGGCTACCAGGAGCGGCACCTCGCCGGACTGAAGTTCAACGAGATGGTCGCCTCGGGAGAGCTGTCCGCGCCGATCGTCATCGGCCGCGACCACCTCGACTCCGGCTCCGTCGCGTCGCCGTACCGGGAGACTGAGGCAATGAAGGACGGCTCCGACGCGATCGCCGACTGGCCGCTGCTCAACGCCCTCCTCAACACCGCCTCCGGGGCGTCGTGGGTGTCGCTGCACCACGGCGGCGGGGTGGGGATCGGCCGCTCGATCCACGCCGGGCAGGTCACGGTGGCGGACGGTTCGGCTCTCGCGGCGGAGAAGCTCGCCCGGGTGCTGACGAACGACCCCGGGACCGGTGTCATGCGGCACGTGGACGCCGGGTACGACCACGCCGCGGAGGTCGCGCGCGACCGCGGACTGAAGGTGCCGATGCTGTGA
- a CDS encoding MFS transporter, producing MANEQQRTMTPQARRAIAAAYFGTLIEWYDYALYGAAAGLVIGPLFFPDVIPASASMLAFATFAVGFVVRPLGGLLISHLGDRVGRKPAMILTIVLMGIATVGIGVLPTAEAIGLAAPILLILFRFIQGFGAGAELAGALTLVAEYAPEPRRGRVIGLVTSGAPGGAFLATLAFTLASMLPGDVLLGWAWRIPFLVSAVLFVLALWIRRRLEETPEYRDAVANAEHAATKVPLAELFRRSPRELILGFFSVCGHNVTNYVLSAFALSYLTLTVGMPRVEALTAVLVSSLLTAFAPVLGGVAVDRFGAKRVVVFGSVAGIALTYPVFLSLQSGDPVLAALGMTALGVVAVGATAASTGTFLTNLFPTRYRFTGVATARELNGALVAGPTPLIATALVAAAGGGLWLVVLFVIGACLVSLLAVVATPKRIGDLQPEDLSGASRFAPTGSASE from the coding sequence ATGGCCAACGAACAGCAGCGCACTATGACCCCGCAGGCGAGGCGCGCGATCGCCGCAGCCTACTTCGGCACCCTCATCGAGTGGTACGACTACGCCCTCTACGGCGCCGCCGCGGGCCTCGTGATCGGCCCGCTCTTCTTCCCGGACGTCATCCCGGCCTCCGCCTCGATGCTCGCCTTCGCGACCTTCGCCGTCGGCTTCGTCGTGCGGCCGCTCGGCGGCCTCCTCATCTCCCACCTCGGTGACCGGGTCGGCCGGAAGCCCGCGATGATCCTGACCATCGTGCTCATGGGGATCGCGACCGTGGGCATCGGGGTCCTCCCGACCGCCGAGGCGATCGGGTTGGCCGCGCCGATCCTGCTCATCCTGTTCCGCTTCATCCAGGGCTTCGGTGCCGGAGCGGAACTCGCCGGTGCCCTCACGCTCGTCGCGGAGTACGCACCCGAACCGCGCCGGGGACGGGTGATCGGACTGGTCACCTCGGGCGCACCTGGCGGAGCATTCCTCGCGACGTTGGCCTTCACGCTCGCGTCGATGCTTCCCGGCGACGTGCTGCTCGGCTGGGCCTGGCGCATCCCGTTCCTGGTCTCCGCCGTCCTCTTCGTCCTCGCGCTGTGGATCCGTCGCCGCCTCGAGGAGACGCCTGAGTACCGGGACGCCGTGGCGAACGCCGAGCACGCCGCGACGAAGGTGCCCCTGGCAGAGCTCTTCCGCCGCAGTCCCCGCGAACTCATCCTCGGCTTCTTCAGTGTGTGCGGTCACAACGTGACGAACTATGTGCTCAGCGCTTTCGCCCTCAGCTACCTCACGCTGACGGTCGGGATGCCCCGGGTCGAGGCGCTGACCGCGGTCCTGGTCTCTTCACTGCTCACCGCCTTCGCTCCCGTCCTCGGCGGGGTCGCGGTCGATCGCTTCGGGGCCAAGCGCGTGGTCGTATTCGGCTCCGTCGCCGGGATCGCCCTCACGTACCCGGTCTTCCTCTCGCTGCAGTCCGGCGACCCGGTGCTGGCCGCTCTCGGGATGACGGCGCTCGGCGTCGTTGCCGTGGGCGCGACCGCGGCCTCCACGGGGACCTTCCTCACGAACCTCTTCCCGACCCGGTACCGCTTCACCGGCGTCGCGACGGCCCGGGAGCTCAACGGCGCCCTGGTCGCCGGCCCGACTCCCCTCATCGCCACCGCTCTCGTCGCGGCCGCCGGGGGAGGACTCTGGCTCGTGGTGCTGTTCGTGATCGGCGCCTGCCTGGTGTCCCTGCTGGCCGTCGTCGCGACGCCGAAGCGCATCGGGGACCTGCAGCCCGAGGACCTCTCCGGTGCCTCTCGGTTCGCGCCGACCGGAAGCGCGTCAGAGTGA
- the hutI gene encoding imidazolonepropionase, which translates to MTTTLISGIGELTTNVAAGGDPTGTLRDAAVLIDGARIAWVGSSAAAPAADEVVDAGGRAVIPGFVDSHSHLVFGGDRAAEFEARMAGQPYAAGGIRSTVQATRAATDDELRARLRGFIEELRAQGTTTVEIKSGYGLAVAEEERLVRLAAEVTPEVTFLGAHVVPVEYADDPDAYVDLVVGPMLDACSPHSRWIDVFCETGAFTVAQSRRILEAGITRGLAPRVHASQLGPGDGVRMAVELGAASVDHGTYLTDADIAALAASDTVLTLLPGVEFSTRQPYPDARRLLDAGVTVALACDTNPGSSFTSSMAFCIAIAVRDMGMTTAEAVWAATAGGARALRRDDIGRITPGARADLVVLDAPSRVHLAYRPGVPLVQRVWKDGLAVG; encoded by the coding sequence GTGACGACGACGCTCATCTCCGGGATCGGGGAACTGACCACCAACGTCGCCGCCGGGGGCGACCCGACCGGCACACTCCGCGATGCGGCCGTGCTGATCGACGGCGCGCGGATCGCGTGGGTGGGCTCGTCCGCTGCGGCCCCCGCGGCCGACGAGGTCGTCGACGCCGGGGGTCGGGCCGTGATCCCCGGATTCGTCGACAGCCACAGCCATCTCGTCTTCGGTGGCGATCGGGCGGCGGAGTTCGAGGCGCGCATGGCGGGGCAGCCGTACGCGGCGGGCGGCATCCGCTCGACGGTGCAGGCGACGCGGGCGGCGACCGACGACGAGCTCCGCGCCCGACTGCGCGGGTTCATCGAGGAGCTGCGGGCGCAGGGCACCACCACGGTCGAGATCAAGAGCGGCTACGGTCTCGCCGTCGCGGAGGAGGAGCGCCTCGTGCGCCTCGCCGCCGAGGTGACGCCGGAGGTCACGTTCCTCGGTGCGCATGTGGTGCCCGTCGAGTACGCCGACGATCCCGATGCCTATGTCGACCTCGTGGTGGGGCCGATGCTCGACGCGTGCTCCCCGCACTCCCGGTGGATCGACGTCTTCTGCGAGACCGGCGCGTTCACGGTAGCGCAGTCACGGCGGATCCTGGAGGCGGGCATCACCCGGGGTCTCGCTCCTCGGGTGCATGCGAGCCAGCTCGGTCCGGGCGACGGCGTGCGGATGGCTGTCGAGCTGGGGGCGGCCTCGGTGGATCACGGCACCTACCTCACCGACGCGGACATCGCCGCGCTCGCCGCGTCGGACACGGTGCTCACGCTGCTTCCCGGCGTGGAGTTCTCCACGCGCCAGCCCTATCCGGATGCGCGCCGGCTCCTCGACGCGGGCGTGACGGTCGCGCTGGCGTGCGACACGAACCCGGGGTCGAGCTTCACCTCGTCCATGGCCTTCTGCATCGCCATCGCCGTGCGGGACATGGGCATGACCACGGCGGAGGCGGTCTGGGCCGCGACCGCCGGCGGGGCGCGGGCACTCCGGCGGGACGACATCGGCCGGATCACTCCCGGGGCGCGCGCCGACCTCGTGGTGCTCGACGCCCCCTCCCGCGTGCATCTGGCGTATCGCCCGGGTGTGCCGTTGGTACAGCGCGTCTGGAAGGACGGCCTCGCGGTCGGGTAA
- the hutH gene encoding histidine ammonia-lyase has protein sequence MSDPAPVLVGAAPLSAADVVRVVRHDVPVVVDPAALDRVAETRRVVDGLAADPNPHYGVSTGFGALATTFIAPERRLQLQASLIRSHAAGTGAEVEREVVRGLQVLRLQTLASGRTGVRPVVVETYAALLNAGIVPVVREYGSLGCSGDLAPLAHIALAAMGEGEVRDATGRLVPAADALADAGIEPLTLVEKEGLALINGTDGMLGTLVLALHDLEMLLLTADVAAAMSVESQLGTDAVFAADLMVLRPQAGQATSAGHLRALLAGSPMVASHKGPEDGRVQDAYSLRCSPQVHGAARDTLGHAAMIAERELSSVIDNPIITLDGRIESNGNFHGAPVAAVLDFLAISIADVASVSERRTDRALDPARSHGLPPFLAAEVGVDSGLMIAQYAAAGIVSELKRLAVPASVDSIPSSAMQEDHVSMGWAAARKLRRAIDGLSRVLAIEILTAARALDLRAPLEAGPATGAVRDLVRTVAAGPGPDRHLSPEMEAVTDLVQSGAIARVAKEHMHD, from the coding sequence ATGAGCGATCCAGCCCCTGTCCTCGTCGGCGCGGCCCCTTTGTCTGCTGCGGATGTCGTCCGCGTCGTCCGTCACGATGTGCCCGTCGTCGTCGACCCCGCCGCGCTGGATAGGGTCGCCGAGACCCGCCGTGTGGTCGACGGCCTCGCCGCTGACCCGAACCCGCATTATGGGGTGTCCACCGGCTTCGGCGCGCTGGCGACGACCTTCATCGCTCCGGAACGTCGCCTGCAGCTGCAGGCGAGCCTCATCCGATCGCACGCCGCCGGCACCGGCGCCGAGGTCGAGCGGGAAGTGGTGCGCGGGCTGCAGGTGCTGCGCCTCCAGACGCTTGCCTCCGGGCGCACGGGGGTTCGTCCCGTCGTCGTCGAGACGTATGCCGCGCTGCTCAACGCGGGCATCGTGCCGGTGGTCCGCGAGTACGGGTCGCTGGGGTGCTCGGGGGATCTCGCGCCCCTCGCCCACATCGCCCTCGCCGCCATGGGAGAGGGCGAGGTCCGCGACGCCACGGGCCGACTCGTCCCGGCGGCCGATGCCCTTGCGGACGCCGGCATCGAGCCGCTCACGCTTGTGGAGAAGGAGGGCCTCGCCCTCATCAACGGCACGGACGGGATGCTCGGCACGCTGGTGCTCGCGCTCCATGACCTGGAGATGCTGCTGCTCACAGCCGATGTGGCGGCGGCGATGTCCGTCGAGTCGCAGCTCGGCACGGACGCGGTGTTCGCCGCCGATCTCATGGTGCTGCGTCCGCAGGCGGGACAGGCCACCTCAGCCGGCCACCTCCGTGCCCTGCTCGCCGGCTCGCCGATGGTCGCGAGCCACAAGGGCCCGGAAGACGGCCGTGTCCAGGACGCGTACTCCCTACGGTGTTCCCCGCAGGTGCATGGCGCCGCACGTGACACGCTCGGGCATGCTGCCATGATCGCGGAGCGCGAGCTCTCCAGCGTCATCGACAACCCCATCATCACCCTCGACGGCCGCATCGAGTCGAACGGCAACTTCCACGGGGCGCCCGTCGCCGCGGTCCTCGACTTCCTGGCGATCTCGATCGCCGACGTCGCCTCCGTGTCCGAGCGGCGCACCGACCGCGCGCTGGACCCGGCCCGCAGCCACGGGCTCCCGCCGTTCCTCGCGGCGGAGGTCGGAGTCGACTCCGGGCTGATGATCGCGCAGTACGCGGCGGCCGGCATCGTCTCCGAGCTCAAGCGTCTCGCGGTTCCCGCCTCGGTGGACTCCATCCCGTCCTCGGCGATGCAGGAGGACCACGTCTCGATGGGCTGGGCCGCAGCACGGAAGCTGCGTCGGGCGATCGACGGTCTCTCCCGCGTCCTCGCGATCGAGATCCTCACCGCCGCCCGCGCGCTGGATCTCCGCGCGCCGCTCGAGGCGGGGCCGGCGACCGGAGCCGTGCGCGACCTCGTCCGCACGGTCGCCGCGGGCCCCGGCCCTGACCGCCACCTCTCGCCCGAGATGGAAGCCGTGACCGACCTCGTCCAGTCGGGTGCCATCGCCCGTGTCGCAAAGGAGCACATGCATGACTGA
- a CDS encoding IclR family transcriptional regulator, whose translation MPAAAQTLRILSYLAGRPAPVAASAIARELMLPRSTVYHLLHTLATHGFVLHLREERRWGLGTSAFELAGGYARQQPLARLGRPLIAALSDQLAESAHLAVMSGGDVLYIVEERAPRRPALVTDVGVRLPAHLTATGRAMLAALPREQVRALYPDASAFSDRTGRGPRRPGELRDLLREVRSRGWATEDGEVAEGLRSVGAVVRDAAGWPVAAVAVTWAGDDGAEAVLAHAVRETAATLETRLAR comes from the coding sequence GTGCCCGCCGCGGCGCAGACTCTGCGCATTCTGAGCTACCTGGCAGGCCGTCCTGCACCGGTGGCGGCCTCCGCGATCGCCCGCGAGCTGATGCTTCCGCGATCGACGGTGTACCACCTGCTGCACACGCTCGCCACCCACGGCTTCGTGCTGCACCTCCGCGAGGAGCGCCGGTGGGGGCTCGGGACGTCGGCGTTCGAACTGGCGGGGGGCTATGCGCGGCAGCAGCCGTTGGCACGGCTCGGCCGTCCGCTCATCGCCGCACTCTCCGACCAACTCGCGGAGAGCGCGCACCTGGCGGTCATGAGCGGCGGCGACGTGCTGTACATCGTCGAGGAGCGTGCGCCCCGGCGGCCGGCACTGGTGACCGACGTGGGCGTGCGACTCCCCGCGCACCTGACCGCGACCGGACGCGCGATGCTCGCCGCCCTCCCCCGCGAACAGGTCCGGGCGCTGTACCCGGACGCGTCGGCGTTCTCCGACCGCACCGGGCGGGGCCCGCGACGCCCCGGCGAGCTGCGCGATCTCCTCCGGGAGGTGCGCTCGCGAGGCTGGGCGACGGAGGACGGCGAGGTCGCGGAAGGTCTGCGCTCCGTGGGCGCCGTCGTACGCGACGCGGCCGGCTGGCCCGTCGCCGCGGTCGCGGTCACCTGGGCCGGCGACGACGGTGCAGAGGCCGTGCTGGCGCACGCGGTGCGCGAGACCGCGGCGACGCTCGAGACGCGTCTGGCCCGCTGA
- a CDS encoding arginase family protein, which translates to MALSHDPLWPRAGAWPAFEGTADAVLLGVPTWRTSLSPTGAHATPAAIREALPRYGTTILGPPTIDLDEVLRIADAGDVPETDGDAGEARTIERVRELADASDLVIALGGDNSLTYPVALGARTTGLITFDAHFDLRDGVSNGTPVRRLVEDVPAAAGVPTARVDPTRIVQIGLADFANSTAYARRAADWGIRVITLDDVRRRGVADVVAEAVAIAGAGDAARVHLDIDVDVCDRAVAPGCPASVPGGLAAWELRALTRAVAADPRVVSADIAEVDATADAEDGRTVRLAALCVLELLAGLAAR; encoded by the coding sequence ATGGCGCTGTCCCACGATCCGCTCTGGCCGCGTGCCGGCGCCTGGCCCGCGTTCGAGGGCACGGCCGATGCGGTGCTCCTCGGCGTCCCGACCTGGCGCACCTCGCTGTCCCCGACCGGGGCGCACGCGACTCCGGCCGCGATCCGCGAGGCGCTCCCCCGCTACGGCACGACGATCCTCGGCCCACCGACGATCGATCTGGACGAGGTGCTCCGCATCGCGGACGCCGGGGACGTGCCGGAGACGGACGGCGATGCGGGAGAGGCGCGGACGATCGAGCGGGTCCGGGAGCTCGCGGACGCCTCAGACCTCGTCATCGCCCTCGGCGGCGACAACTCCCTCACCTACCCGGTCGCGCTCGGTGCCCGGACCACGGGCCTGATCACGTTCGACGCCCACTTCGACCTGCGCGACGGCGTGTCCAACGGCACCCCGGTGCGGCGGCTCGTCGAGGACGTCCCCGCCGCGGCAGGCGTCCCGACGGCCCGCGTCGACCCCACCCGCATCGTGCAGATCGGCCTCGCCGACTTCGCGAACTCCACCGCCTACGCCCGCCGCGCGGCGGACTGGGGCATCCGGGTCATCACCCTCGACGACGTGCGCCGTCGCGGCGTCGCCGACGTCGTGGCCGAGGCGGTCGCGATCGCGGGCGCGGGCGACGCCGCCCGGGTGCACCTCGACATCGACGTGGACGTGTGCGACCGCGCGGTCGCACCGGGCTGCCCGGCCAGCGTCCCGGGAGGCCTGGCGGCGTGGGAGCTTCGCGCCCTCACCCGGGCGGTCGCCGCTGATCCGCGGGTCGTGAGCGCCGACATCGCCGAGGTCGACGCGACCGCGGACGCCGAGGACGGTCGCACCGTGCGACTCGCTGCCCTCTGCGTGCTCGAGCTGCTCGCCGGCCTCGCGGCACGCTAG